The following are encoded together in the Xanthomonas sacchari genome:
- a CDS encoding glutaredoxin family protein, whose translation MSLTLYQRDDCHLCDQALQVLAQARVADLESVFIDDDDALEARYGVRVPVLRAADGRELDWPFDADGVRAWLAAAAERV comes from the coding sequence ATGTCCTTGACCCTGTACCAGCGCGACGACTGCCATCTGTGCGACCAGGCCCTGCAGGTGCTGGCGCAGGCGCGCGTGGCCGACCTGGAAAGCGTTTTCATCGATGACGACGACGCGCTGGAGGCGCGCTATGGCGTGCGCGTGCCGGTGCTGCGCGCCGCCGACGGGCGCGAACTGGACTGGCCGTTCGATGCGGACGGCGTGCGCGCCTGGTTGGCGGCCGCGGCCGAACGCGTGTAA
- a CDS encoding YceI family protein, with the protein MLKPSLVALLLALPGAALAAPAQYALDPVHTRVLFAIEHAGFSKALGTVSGSTGTLVFDPDDWRSARLQARVPLQRLDLGDAKWNRAALAHNLLDGERYPEAQFVSTRVEPIDAQHAKVIGQLTLHGVTREVTLDVTLNAVKRHPLPPFRRTAGFSATTTLQRADFGISAWPSVIGGTVELRIEAEATREGGAKAEPDPAPGTAPAAPTDTTTAPNAQDGTP; encoded by the coding sequence ATGCTCAAACCCTCTCTCGTGGCACTCCTGCTGGCCTTGCCGGGCGCCGCCCTGGCCGCGCCGGCACAGTACGCGCTGGACCCGGTACACACGCGGGTGCTGTTCGCGATCGAGCACGCCGGCTTCTCCAAGGCGCTGGGTACCGTGTCCGGCAGCACCGGCACCCTGGTGTTCGACCCGGACGACTGGCGCAGCGCGCGGCTGCAGGCGCGGGTGCCGTTGCAGCGTCTGGATCTGGGCGATGCCAAGTGGAACCGCGCCGCGCTGGCGCACAACCTGCTCGACGGCGAGCGCTACCCGGAGGCGCAGTTCGTCTCCACCCGCGTCGAACCCATCGACGCTCAGCACGCCAAGGTGATCGGGCAGTTGACCCTGCACGGCGTCACCCGCGAGGTGACACTGGACGTGACCCTGAACGCGGTCAAGCGCCATCCGCTGCCGCCGTTCCGCCGCACCGCCGGCTTCTCCGCCACCACGACCCTGCAGCGCGCCGACTTCGGCATCAGTGCCTGGCCGTCGGTGATCGGCGGCACGGTGGAGCTGCGCATCGAGGCCGAGGCCACCCGCGAAGGCGGCGCCAAGGCCGAGCCGGATCCGGCACCGGGCACCGCGCCCGCCGCTCCCACCGACACCACCACCGCGCCGAATGCGCAGGACGGCACGCCATGA
- a CDS encoding cytochrome b — MSARNTRDRWGSVSQTLHWLIAALILLLGVVGLTMGELPKTPKYFWVYTAHKSLGLTVLALVIARLGWRLYAGAPKPVPGTPGWQERIADGTHALLYVMIFAIPLSGWLYDSASGLRPFRWFGLVAVPKLSAPNEHLRDLSHTVHEWGFWLLIAVVLAHAGAAFYHHLFQRDATLARMLPRGWLTPKS; from the coding sequence ATGAGCGCCCGCAATACCCGCGACCGCTGGGGCAGCGTCAGCCAGACCCTGCACTGGCTGATCGCCGCGCTGATCCTGCTGCTCGGCGTGGTCGGCCTGACCATGGGCGAGCTGCCGAAGACGCCCAAGTATTTCTGGGTCTACACCGCGCACAAGTCGCTGGGCCTGACCGTGCTGGCGCTGGTGATCGCGCGGCTGGGCTGGCGCCTGTACGCCGGCGCGCCCAAGCCGGTGCCGGGCACGCCCGGCTGGCAGGAGCGCATCGCCGACGGCACCCACGCCTTGCTGTACGTGATGATCTTCGCCATCCCGCTGTCCGGCTGGCTGTACGACTCGGCCAGCGGCCTGCGCCCGTTCCGCTGGTTCGGCCTGGTCGCCGTGCCCAAGCTCAGCGCCCCGAACGAGCACCTGCGCGACCTGTCGCACACGGTGCACGAATGGGGCTTCTGGCTGCTGATCGCGGTGGTCCTGGCGCATGCCGGCGCCGCCTTCTACCACCACCTGTTCCAACGCGATGCCACCCTGGCGCGGATGCTGCCGCGCGGCTGGCTCACCCCCAAGTCCTGA
- a CDS encoding YceI family protein → MSTRFASPAAVAASLVALLAAAPAVRAADYVQAPGSTLVFASKYDGEVFTGQFPGFDTKLSFDPANLAGAKLDVTIPLAGAKSGNTDRDSTLQGADFFDVAKFATAHYRADKFRALGNNQFAADGTLELRGVSKPVTLTFTWTPGAQPVLAGKATVKRLDFGVGGGDWADTKTIPNETAISTKVVFKAK, encoded by the coding sequence ATGTCCACCCGTTTCGCGTCCCCCGCCGCCGTTGCCGCCAGCCTGGTGGCCCTGCTCGCCGCCGCCCCCGCGGTGCGGGCCGCCGACTATGTGCAGGCCCCCGGCTCCACCCTGGTGTTCGCCAGCAAGTACGACGGCGAAGTGTTCACCGGCCAGTTCCCCGGCTTCGACACCAAGCTCAGCTTCGACCCGGCCAACCTGGCCGGCGCCAAGCTCGACGTGACCATCCCGCTGGCCGGCGCCAAGAGCGGCAACACCGACCGCGACTCCACCCTGCAGGGCGCGGATTTCTTCGACGTGGCCAAGTTCGCCACCGCGCACTACCGCGCCGACAAGTTCCGCGCGCTGGGCAACAACCAGTTCGCCGCCGACGGCACCCTGGAACTGCGCGGCGTGTCCAAGCCGGTGACCCTGACCTTCACTTGGACCCCGGGCGCGCAGCCGGTGCTGGCCGGCAAGGCCACGGTCAAGCGCCTGGACTTCGGCGTGGGCGGCGGCGACTGGGCCGATACCAAGACCATTCCCAACGAAACCGCGATCAGCACCAAGGTGGTGTTCAAGGCGAAGTGA